The Platichthys flesus chromosome 8, fPlaFle2.1, whole genome shotgun sequence genome has a window encoding:
- the LOC133959257 gene encoding interferon-induced protein with tetratricopeptide repeats 1-like — MSAGQSEIPLEGRLGALQCHFTWDLEPSRDELLRIKDKLQDIGTEDGCKWLGHVYNLQGFVHFQLGSIEEARSFFSRAEEAFRRMRGAEEGPWLVVTYGNQAWLHHHQGEDAESRACLSKIDGLMTESPPQDELHPEICAERAWTLMKFSGEQNLLADDYFQRAIRMQPDVVEWQTSHVLWLVNMSKHSETGLKADIMEKLRKAKEQDPENLYLAAVYLLQLVKKGQTDQSGARELATKVLRNPVSSYSGIKPLLRFYRTFTSLDEAVALAEEALKLHPDERYLKRCAALSYKWKIWEKDSLPSPSLIEKGIRVHEELISLYPHSSFMKRMDLASIYAKSETTKAKAEKIYRELLTEDLQPADQQTFFNIYAKYVFFTLRQPKMSIKYHMKAAEIPIKSFHQDSSIQSLEKIRHRKGNQEVDRFLSRLRESQR, encoded by the exons ATGAG TGCTGGTCAGAGTGAAATACCCCTGGAGGGCAGACTGGGGGCGCTGCAGTGCCACTTCACCTGGGATCTGGAGCCCAGCAGGGACGAACTTTTGAGAATCAAGGACAAGCTGCAGGACATCGGCACAGAGGACGGATGCAAGTGGCTGGGACACGTTTACAACCTGCAGGGGTTCGTCCACTTCCAGCTGGGCTCCATTGAAGAGGCCAGGAGTTTCTTCAGCAGAGCCGAGGAGGCCTTCAGGCggatgagaggagcagaggagggtcCCTGGCTGGTGGTGACCTACGGGAACCAGGCCTGGCTGCACCATCACCAGGGAGAAGATGCAGAGAGTCGGGCTTGTCTGTCAAAGATCGACGGCCTGATGACTGAGAGTCCACCGCAGGACGAGCTGCACCCGGAGATCTGCGCTGAGAGAGCCTGGACTCTGATGAAGTTCAGCGGAGAGCAGAATCTTCTGGCAGATGATTACTTCCAGAGAGCCATCCGGATGCAGCCGGACGTGGTGGAGTGGCAGACCAGCCACGTGTTATGGTTAGTCAACATGTCCAAACACAGCGAAACAGGGCTCAAGGCAGACATCATGGAGAAGCTGAGAAAAGCCAAAGAGCAGGATCCAGAGAACCTGTACCTCGCTGCCGTTTACCTCCTGCAACTCGTTAAGAAAGGACAAACAGACCAGAGTGGAGCACGTGAGTTAGCCACAAAGGTTCTGAGAAACCCAGTCAGCAGCTACAGTGGAATTAAACCTTTGCTGAGGTTTTACAGAACCTTCACCTCCTTGGACGAGGCTGTGGCTTTGGCAGAAGAGGCTCTGAAGCTACATCCGGATGAACGTTATCTGAAGAGATGTGCCGCACTGAGCTACAAGTGGAAGATCTGGGAGAAGGACAGTCTCCCAAGTCCGAGCCTGATAGAGAAAGGGATCCGTGTCCATGAGGAGTTGATTTCTCTTTATCCTCATTCCTCATTCATGAAGAGAATGGATCTCGCAAGTATTTACGCAAAGTCAGAGACCACCAAGGCCAAAGCTGAGAAGATCTACAGGGAGCTGCTCACAGAGGATCTGCAACCTGCTGACCAACAAACGTTCTTCAACATCTACGCTAAATATGTGTTCTTCACTCTACGGCAGCCGAAGATGTCAATCAAGTATCACATGAAGGCGGCGGAGATACCGATCAAGTCCTTTCATCAGGACAGCAGCATCCAGTCTCTGGAGAAGATCAGACACCGAAAGGGGAACCAAGAGGTCGACAGGTTTCTGTCCAGGCTGAGAGAGTCTCAGAGATAA
- the pcdh12 gene encoding protocadherin-12, whose translation MLLVLLLVLSLCSEARSSEPSSIIIKYQVWEEQLAGTQVGRLLDDLRQRDETGPLEDFQVVEHGKALPFSVSTQDGVVSTQGRLDREELCRGSDLCEVAFSVLYKRQGAMNCLRVRVEVMDLNDHSPSFPSPLQEVEISETASLRMRIPLDRAVDPDAGPNSLQTYSLSVNQHFALDVTVGPDGTKQAELVVIKELDREIQNSFDLTLVAWDKGNPLKSGSTLVRVNIQDSNDNSPKFEDGTPTVELSEDTALGTTIINVKATDPDEGANGKVEYSLSKHNHPNVQKLFFVDPEGGAVSLRAHLDYEAQTSYEVIIQARDLGPNSIPSHCKLHVKLRDINDNAPRIHMTWTPPNSPVATVLEGTSVDTFLALVMVSDADSGDNGKTIASIQQGSGPFRLKRIHGDNYMIVTDGSLDREKVMQYNISLLARDYGDPPLSFVKHLPVLVLDENDNAPVFSTSLYKASVKENNDVGYHALKVAAHDVDLKLSGRVSYFIHSPKDLDSDEDIFNIHSSSGVISIRQPLDYEESNTYTFTVLAVDHGHPPLTSTATVQIDVEDMNDNYPVITEPKPRNDVVSLNVPVNADKGEVVTELGNQLEEASADFIVNQPIREGIVGFMASTIKAEDPDSELNGEVQYLLTHENPNGLFWLDEATGQLFVNTTNATELIGKTFKVGVDVSDMGSPSLTTKVTLEVTFINLKDHLKNSSPGSRAQLSFTMMLAICLGASCLLLLLAIALVTTFCRPVKRDNRAYNCRQAESTYTRHPRRPQKNIRKSDIQLVPVIRGRKEEVPEDDSESQPLAPPPVMSEDVETERQYTLTPSAMNSSFHSQGFPDGDATQLVTNHCRTLRKPGNIELDGAPPLTPATSYRTLRTSRNTSSSSSVSHASTLKRQAHPQGEEAEPARPGSQATLRRPKTLEGRGGHDAEHQRMLRNLVRLSMAAFGDSIELSSASPEVQQISQLLSLLRQGQLQPRTNFRGNKYSHRNGRYGGQDCADWQSTKDSGHGESEAGDMDWEPGRDSPIDPQLEEGLHNLLNHPDDVFSEVSDPSWMARLSLPLAGDYHDNVFVPNGPPSPETELLPRDCLDSSSFSTFGKSPEKDGPLGGALLSEVSTLFEMLMTQKADAHPGPRPDVLYRLSAAYRRSLGLDANATPPAAGNAPRNSGNTEKRPGLAAPSGLYHQI comes from the exons atgctgctggtgctgcttcTGGTTCTGAGTCTCTGCTCTGAGGCTCGCTCCTCTGAGCCGTCATCAATAATCATCAAGTACCAGGTTTGGGAGGAGCAGCTGGCGGGGACCCAGGTCGGCCGGCTGCTGGATGACCTTCGGCAGAGGGACGAAACCGGTCCCCTGGAGGATTTCCAGGTGGTGGAACATGGCAAAGCCCTTCCCTTCTCCGTCAGCACTCAGGACGGAGTCGTCTCCACCCAGGGCCGGCTGGACAGGGAGGAGCTGTGCCGGGGGTCTGACCTGTGTGAGGTGGCCTTCAGCGTCCTCTACAAGAGACAAGGTGCCATGAACTGCCTGAGGGTTCGTGTGGAGGTGATGGACCTAAACGACCACAGCCCCAGCTTCCCCAGTCCTCTGCAGGAGGTGGAGATCTCAGAGACCGCCAGCCTCAGGATGCGAATCCCTCTGGACCGGGCGGTGGATCCTGACGCGGGGCCCAACAGTCTCCAGACCTACTCGCTGTCCGTCAACCAGCACTTCGCTCTGGATGTGACGGTTGGTCCTGATGGAACAAAACAAGCTGAGTTAGTTGTTATCAAAGAACTCGACAGGGAGATTCAAAACTCCTTCGACCTCACTTTGGTGGCGTGGGACAAAGGGAACCCCCTTAAATCTGGGAGCACGTTAGTTCGTGTTAATATTCAGGACTCCAATGACAATAGCCCCAAGTTTGAGGACGGCACTCCCACTGTGGAGCTTTCTGAGGACACAGCTCTTGGGACAACCATCATCAACGTCAAGGCCACCGATCCGGACGAGGGGGCCAATGGGAAAGTGGAGTATTCGCTCAGTAAACACAATCATCCCAACGTTCAGAAACTTTTCTTTGTGGACCCAGAAGGCGGAGCCGTGAGTCTCAGAGCACATCTGGACTATGAGGCCCAAACCTCTTATGAAGTGATTATCCAGGCCCGTGATCTTGGACCCAATTCCATCCCCTCGCACTGCAAACTGCACGTGAAGCTCAGAGACATTAACGATAACGCACCGAGGATACACATGACCTGGACTCCACCCAACTCCCCTGTGGCCACCGTGCTCGAGGGAACCTCGGTGGACACTTTTCTTGCTCTGGTGATGGTCTCTGATGCAGATTCAGGGGACAACGGCAAAACCATAGCAAGTATACAGCAAGGATCCGGTCCGTTCCGCCTCAAGAGGATTCATGGAGACAACTACATGATTGTAACCGACGGCAGCCTGGATCGAGAGAAGGTTATGCAGTACAACATCTCGCTGCTGGCCCGGGATTATGGAgatcctcctctgtcttttgtAAAACATTTGCCCGTGCTTGTTCTGGATGAGAATGACAATGCCCCGGTGTTCTCCACCTCCTTGTATAAGGCCAGTGTCAAGGAGAACAACGACGTAGGCTACCATGCTCTCAAGGTGGCAGCCCACGATGTCGACCTGAAACTCAGTGGACGAGTCTCCTACTTCATTCACAGCCCCAAAGACCTGGACAGTGACGAAGACATTTTCAATATCCACTCGAGTAGTGGTGTCATAAGCATCCGGCAGCCTCTGGACTACGAGGAATCCAACACCTACACTTTCACTGTGTTGGCTGTAGACCACGGTCATCCGCCTCTCACCAGCACCGCTACCGTGCAGATCGACGTGGAGGATATGAACGACAACTACCCGGTGATCACAGAGCCGAAACCGAGAAACGACGTGGTGTCTTTAAATGTTCCCGTCAACGCAGACAAAGGGGAGGTGGTGACGGAGCTGGGAaaccagctggaggaggcaTCCGCCGATTTTATAGTTAATCAACCTATCAGAGAGGGAATTGTTGGATTTATGGCATCAACCATAAAAGCTGAAGACCCGGACTCAGAGCTCAACGGGGAAGTTCAGTACCTCCTTACCCACGAAAACCCCAATGGACTCTTCTGGTTGGACGAGGCTACGGGCCAACTCTTCGTTAACACCACCAACGCTACTGAGCTCATTGGGAAAACCTTTAAAGTGGGCGTAGATGTATCAGACATGGGTTCTCCCAGTCTGACCACCAAGGTGACTCTGGAGGTGACATTCATCAACCTCAAGGACCATTTGAAGAACTCGTCACCTGGTAGCCGAGCACAGCTTAGTTTTACCATGATGCTAGCCATCTGCCTGGGTGCTTCATGCCTGCTGCTTCTGTTGGCCATCGCTCTGGTGACCACGTTCTGCCGCCCCGTGAAACGAGATAACCGCGCCTACAACTGCAGACAGGCTGAGTCCACCTACACCCGCCATCCTCGGCGCCCGCAGAAGAACATCAGAAAGTCTGACATTCAGCTAGTCCCTGTCATCCGGGGGCGAAAGGAGGAGGTTCCTGAGGACGACAGTGAATCCCAGCCACTGGCTCCGCCTCCAGTGATGTCAGAAGATGTTGAAACTGAGAGGCAGTACACCTTAACGCCGTCAGCCATGAACTCAAGCTTCCATTCCCAAGGCTTCCCAGATGGGGACGCCACTCAACTTGTCACCAATCACTGCAGAACCCTTCGGAAGCCTGGGAACATCGAACTGGACGGCGCTCCGCCTCTGACTCCCGCCACATCGTACAGAACTCTCCGGACATCCAGGAAcacctcgtcttcctcttcagtCTCACACGCAAGCACCTTAAAGCGACAGGCCCACCCTcagggggaggaggcggagccagCTCGTCCGGGGTCACAGGCGACTCTCAGGAGACCGAAGACCTTGGAGGGACGAGGGGGCCACGACGCAGAGCACCAGCGGATGCTCCGGAACCTGGTTCGACTCTCCATGGCTGCATTTGGAGACTCGATCGAGCTCTCGTCAGCTTCTCCAGAGGTTCAG cagatctcccagctcctctccctcctccgaCAGGGTCAGCTGCAGCCGAGGACAAACTTCAGAGGGAACAAGTATTCTCATCGCAACGGCAG atACGGGGGTCAGGACTGCGCTGATTGGCAGAGCACCAAGGACAGTGGACACGGAGAGAGCGAGGCCGGAGACATGGACTGGGAACCAGGACGAGACTCGCCCATAGACcctcagctggaggaggggCTCCACAACCTGCTCAACCAccctg atgACGTCTTCTCGGAGGTCAGCGACCCGTCCTGGATGGCGAGACTCTCTCTCCCGCTCGCAGGCGATTATCATGACAACGTGTTTGTCCCCAACGGGCCTCCGTCCCCTGAAACCGAGCTTCTCCCCCGGGACTGTCTGGACTCCTCGTCCTTCTCCACCTTCG gtAAAAGTCCAGAGAAGGACGGCCCACTGGGCGGCGCCCTCCTGTCCGAGGTCAGCACGCTGTTTGAAATGCTGATGACGCAGAAGGCCGACGCCCACCCGGGCCCCCGACCGGACGTCCTGTACCGTCTCTCTGCGGCGTACCGGCGCTCGCTGGGCCTGGACGCCAACGCCACGCCCCCCGCGGCGGGAAACGCACCGAGGAACTCTGGGAACACAGAGAAGCGTCCGGGCCTCGCGGCGCCATCAGGACTCTACCATCAAATATAA
- the gm2a gene encoding ganglioside GM2 activator has translation MDKWLMLAVSLTLVLDQVNCRRVTKAQILGFDWKNCGKPDDPAVLNNLTVSPDPITIPGDLTASASGATTVELATPLSVTVTMEKEVAGFWVKIPCVEEIGSCHYPDICDILSQLIPPGQDCPEPLHTYGLPCRCPFKAGSYSLPQSDFSLPHVDLPYWLTNGDYRVQGVLGSKGGELGCLKLALSLHST, from the exons ATGGACAAGTGGCTGATGTTGGCTGTGTCTCTGACTCTGGTCCTGGATCAGGTGAACTGCAGGAGAGTCACTAAGGCTCAG ATTCTGGGTTTCGACTGGAAGAACTGTGGGAAGCCCGACGATCCGGCGGTTCTGAACAATCTGACCGTGTCCCCGGACCCCATCACCATCCCAGGAGACCTGACGGCCTCGGCCTCCGGAGCCACCACCGTGGAGCTGGCCACTCCTCTGTCT GTGACTGTGACcatggagaaggaggtggccgGCTTCTGGGTGAAGATTCCCTGTGTGGAGGAGATCGGCAGCTGTCACTACCCGGACATCTGTGATATTCTGAGCCAGCTGATCCCACCGGGTCAGGACTGTCCGGAGCCGCTGCACACGTACGGACTCCCCTGCCGCTGCCCCTTCAAAGCC GGCTCGTACTCTCTCCCCCAGTCCGACTTCTCCCTGCCCCACGTGGACCTGCCGTACTGGCTGACCAACGGGGACTACCGTGTGCAGGGCGTCCTGGGCAGCAAGGGGGGGGAGCTGGGCTGCCTCAAGCTGGCTCTGTCCCTTCACTCCACCTGA